A single genomic interval of Cucumis sativus cultivar 9930 chromosome 5, Cucumber_9930_V3, whole genome shotgun sequence harbors:
- the LOC116403917 gene encoding uncharacterized protein LOC116403917, whose product MLDSIGCEYKDSVGRFEILKDSKVVLACLRINGLFLIKEVSMNPTALIVSNDMLTEGNLWHKRLSHISGKGLKMLSEQRILPKGVAEMLSFCEHCVVGKSIRQSIQKADHNTKITTPKLS is encoded by the coding sequence ATGTTAGACTCCATAGGCTGTGAATACAAGGACTCTGTTGGAaggtttgaaatattaaaagacTCCAAGGTTGTTCTTGCCTGTTTAAGAATCAATGGACTCTTTCTCATCAAAGAAGTGTCCATGAACCCTACTGCCCTAATTGTTTCTAATGATATGCTAACTGAAGGGAATTTGTGGCATAAAAGACTTTCCCATATAAGTGGAAAGGGATTAAAAATGTTGTCAGAACAGAGAATTCTTCCTAAAGGAGTGGCTGAAATGCTATCTTTCTGTGAGCATTGTGTAGTTGGCAAGTCTATAAGACAAAGTATTCAAAAGGCTGATCACAACACCAAGATCACAACACCAAAGCTATCCTAG
- the LOC116403918 gene encoding ribosome biogenesis protein BRX1 homolog 2-like, giving the protein MDHLAVSSIVPGGSLPNIFFPKMHAKCQIFSTSELEYAFVECKNLIADVGDMMSVQVIVEGSMNSSNPYFSSSWRRDFARGFILDMGVHFIAGLRMVTAFEIQNVSLKFLVNAMHTMEELKLTGNHLKGSRPILTFSSNFDKDVHWKLLKEMIIQIFGTPKEHRHSKPYHDHVFVFSIVDDHIWFWNYQISVPHNESDKVARGGLDKMTLIEVGPRFCLNPIKIFGGSFGGPTLYENPLYVSPNQVRLIVQLFDNLGLHFFTLFF; this is encoded by the exons ATGGATCACTTAGCGGTGTCAAGCATTGTTCCTGGTGGTTCATtacctaatatatttttcccaAAGATGCATGCCAAGTGCCAGATTTTCt CCACAAGCGAGTTGGAATATGCATTTGTTGAG TGCAAAAACTTAATTGCTGACGTTGGGGATATGATGAGCGTCCAAGTGATTGTTGAAGGATCAATGAATAGTTCGAACCCCTACTTCTCAAGCTCTTGGCGGCGGGACTTCGCT AGGGGTTTCATTCTGGATATGGGCGTACACTTCATTGCTGGATTACGGATGGTAACTGcctttgaaa TCCAAAATGTTTCATTGAAGTTTTTAGTTAATGCCA TGCATACAatggaagaattgaagcttACAGGGAACCATCTGAAAGGTTCCCGTccaattttgacattttcatcaaattttgataaagatGTCCACTGGAAACTTCTGAAGGAAATGATTATTCAG ATTTTTGGAACTCCTAAGGAGCATCGACATTCTAAACCGTACCATGAtcatgtatttgttttctctATTGTTGATGACCATATCTGGTTCTGGAATTACCAG ATATCTGTTCCACATAATGAATCAGATAAAGTCGCTCGAGGAGGACTTGATAAAATGACACTCATTGAG GTTGGCCCACGATTCTGTTTGAATCCAATCAAGATATTTGGTGGCAGTTTTGGAGGTCCTACCCTATATGAGAACCCACTTTATGTATCGCCAAACCAGGTTAGATTGATTGTCCAACTTTTTGATAATTTGGGATTACACTTCTTCAcactattcttttaa